From a region of the Tissierellales bacterium genome:
- a CDS encoding DUF4349 domain-containing protein: protein DILKLEDELNNTINEKEGLIGNIKYMDDKVSYSTVYLDISEVDKYTAKETPEDPNETKFGQKIKNAFNDSIYYIKLVFQNLIIVLIYILPYALIGFLIYFIINQIRKKK, encoded by the coding sequence GATATTTTAAAACTAGAAGATGAACTCAATAATACTATAAATGAAAAAGAAGGTCTAATAGGCAATATAAAGTATATGGATGATAAAGTTTCATATTCCACTGTATATTTAGATATATCTGAAGTAGATAAATATACTGCTAAAGAAACTCCCGAAGACCCTAATGAAACAAAATTTGGACAAAAAATTAAAAATGCTTTTAATGACTCCATATATTATATAAAGTTAGTTTTTCAAAATTTAATAATAGTTCTAATTTATATTTTACCTTATGCATTAATTGGGTTCCTGATTTATTTTATAATAAATCAGATTAGAAAGAAAAAGTAA